Genomic segment of Arachis hypogaea cultivar Tifrunner chromosome 16, arahy.Tifrunner.gnm2.J5K5, whole genome shotgun sequence:
aagcaatcataaatatgaaataactcaaaatgcattaaatagaaaatcaaatctaacataaagttcataaaccaaattgggaaaataaacaaatcaacaagagaatatagataaactaaaggactagaacaaataagagtagaagagaaacttaATTAAAGTAAAGTAGAAATCTAAAATCGAAAATAGCTAAAcataagaatcctaaaacctagagagaggagagagcatctctctctagaaaactatatctaaaacctaaaaaattatgtgaatgaaagttgtgtgaatgaatgaatgattgattcccccactctgcagcctctaatttgtgttttttaggcttaaaactgggccaaaaagagcccaaaaattgcccccagcatcttctgcaatttctgcacgtggcgcatgtcacgcgtacgcgtacgtcaCGTATACGCGTTGCTTGTCTGTCGCACTATCCATGCGTGCACGTCATGCACGCATACGTGTCGCCTAACAGCAAGGCaactataataaattttatattattttgaagccccgggtgttagctttccaacacaactggaaccgcctcatttgaacctctgtagctcaagctatggtcgatttagtacgaagaggtcagggttgacaacttagcaattccttcaatttcttgtatgcctttcacttttgcatgcttcctttccatcctctaagccattcctgccctataaaccctgaaatcacttaacacgcatatcaaggcatcgaatggtaataagagagaattaaaattagtaatttaaggccaaagaagcatgttttcaaccatagcacagaattaggaaggaaaatgtaaaacatgcgaattatatgaataagtgtgagtttagcggataaaatccactcaattaagtacaaaatgtaccacgaaatagtggtgcatcagtaaGTCTCATTTTCACTCCATGTAGCTTagcccttattttcgaaaattaattgggttTAGTGTTGAGAAATTGTgtaattttggtgtttaggaCCGAATTGGCTTCGTGGACTTGCTGGGTCTTGTGCCAATTTTACATTGGTAAGGTGAGACAACCCTAACCCTTGTCAAATTACTGAATTTGTGAACCCTAAGTAATCCCAGTGTTGTTGTATGAAATTTAGATTGAATTGTGTACTTGGAAACAATTTGGTGATATTAGAagcaaattggcaaggttgagaGCTTTAGCGTGAATTTTGGAGCTGTGGATAATTGTTAACGGTAGACTCTTGAGGTGTTTCGGCATTAACAGAAAATCGGCCAagatatgattttggtttctcatatttaatatataatgttttgtgaaaacttaggataaacgacctaggataagttgaattaaaAATGTTGGAGTTTGATTGGTAGTCTAGTTGACAATGTATGATTGAATTTAATGAGGCATGATAGATTTAATGGTTTTATGATATGAAAGTAGTTGATGTGGTGAGaagattgatgaatgatgattttgTTGGTGATAAATGAGAATATTGGATATGGATATATGAATGTTAATTATTGTGTTGGTATGATTGAACATGTTGGAATGAAATGTATTCAAAATTATGGTATGATTGATTGTAGTAGGATGTGGGAATTGTGGTGCTGAAAATGGTATGTTGTGGTGCTGTTTGTATGtatagaatattggtgttgagtttgatttggtgaaaatagaggtttaagaACTTTTTGGAAAAATCTTATTTTTGGCCAAACTTTGGCGAGCCATAACTCGGTTTCCAGACCCTCAAATTctttcaaacttatttcatatgaaaattgggtccgtgaagtttatgacgtttaaagaacagataaaaaatattttaaaacgagaaAATTATGTGCGTCGGAATTTCGGTGTGCAAAACTGAAATTATGCTGCACTTAGTATTTTTACTCATTCTGCTGAACTTGCGTATGCGACaccgcacgcgacgcgaccgacCCGTTCGGGTTTGgcatctcgcgtacgcgagcagggTGCATGTGTACACAAGCAAGgaaaaacgcacccacgcgtacgcgggacccctgttttcagcaaagtgaattttatgttttagaacctaattttgaacctctaaaccacaatttttactcttttagctCCTAGACCTTAGTGGTATACCTAGTAATAAGGGGAAACTAGGAAGGGATAATAACTTGGGAGTGAAGCAAGTTGCGGAGTAATGAATTATGATTGTGTGGTGGTAATTTCGAGCTTGCAAAGTGTTGACTGAACTAATGTAActataatgatgataataatgaatTTCAATTGAGATTGAAATGGGTTGATGAGGATAATGACATTAAGGATGATGGtgattgaatttgaatgaatGGAATGAGATAGAGGTGACCGGGTAAGAGACGGTGGCAATGACCACTCGCTCTGGGTATATGTTAAAGAAGTGTAAGGATGTTGAGAATGTATGGAAAATGAATTAGTgattgaatgattatgaatgaattggaataagaataaaaatgaacTTGAATTTGAGTGTGATATGCCTCCTAGTAAGACGCAATGGTGTTACCCATTTGCTCCGGGAGAGTTCGAGGCTTTGGATAAGATGTAAATGTTGTGTTCTGTCGGCGCTTACTCTGGGTCGAGAATTGTAACACCGCCTGAGTAAGAGGCAGGGTGAAGTTGTCCCCTGCTTCGGGTAcacgggtaagatgcaagggttgtgacGTTGTCCCACTTTCTTTGTGTTTGGTGTGtccagggttagctaccagacatgTCAGGTTGggctttataactgacagatgagactcatcagccataagataggcatacatcatatgcatatgtttgatttgcttgttgtgcattaattgggagtGCCTATGTGAATTAGTATGCctaattgttatacttgctacCTGCATTATTTGTACCCTAATTGTGTTTGTCATTGTCTATTTGGCTGTCTATGTATTTCCACCGGAGTTGGAGGATTTGGAGGAAGGCGGATGATGGAGGGTATTGGATGGAGTTTTCGTTAAGTCTAAGAAACCTAGAGAACCACCCTTGACGCGGGAGTTAGTAAAGTTAgtaggttaattatattagttaattgtaaTAAGGAATACAAGTTTCATATTGTTTAGGATAGTGAGTTTTGTATTATGTATTAGTCCCACATGGTCTAAGTTATGAAGgcttttccttctctcactagtataaataactcatgtaccttttatttatgaaatagagTTGAAGTTTATTTTAATATGAAATAAGCTGTGTACTTATTTTCCTCTAAGCTCTTTGAGAGTATGAGGTGCATCCTTGACTTGGCCAACCAAGATGGGTTTATGGCTATTTTCACCATAGTAGGGTTACtaacctcgccaagattggtgaATCTAAACTATGTCACCATAGTGGACTTGTTAACCTCGCAAAGATTGGTGACCGAAGCGACGTCTTGGTGTCAACCTTACTTATGGCTttcgtttttaaatttttaagttttataatttgagtgtcggagttttaggattgcctctagcTTTTTCggaaccttatatattatgtatgtggaCACcactaccatgctgagaacctctggttctcattccatatgtgttgttgtttttcagatgcagattGAGAAGCACCACACTGTATATTTTAGAGACTCTAAGGAAGCGAAGAACTCTTGGGACTCAGggttgtattttatttatatttatatttatatatgtatatagattctccaccttgtattttatgtttgtccctcttagaggttgactcggAGAAACAGGTTGTCGATTTTCTGTTTTAGGTTACTTTgggtttatatatatgtatatgtatactctGGTCGGTCTTTGCTTCGAAAGCCGAGTCCAGAACTTGTTAATTGCATTTTGGAATTCTGATCTTATACATTTATTATCATTTTCGTTCAATCTTGTCTACCTTTCTACTTTTATCCGATCGTGAGTGTTGCGTTGTTCTACTTGTATTTCGTTCAATAACTTTTCTTTAAAATACtcctaaataaaaatattattgctatattatataaatatatatttttttaaaggttGTAGCGCCTCATCATCTCTATTTTACATCCTATGTATAAAGTTCTGTGTAGTAAAGTGTTACAGATATGAACATAGAgcattttatattttcattaatgaaaataaaatgaaaatacataagtaaaccAGTGATAAAATAATAGTAAatacaaaccaaaataaaataaaaaccaggTTTATCCTGTTTATTAAAACACATGCTAATGTTATTGATCAGAAAAATTTATAAGAagtaaaacttaaatttttactatatttcttatttttttattaaaataagaaatttagaaaTTTCTACTAAAATAATCTTCAGTAAGTGCGTAAGTAAATCCAACTAAATGTACAGGATTATTACCGGGACAGCAAAAACGTGGTGTGCTAATAATTCCTAGTTCTTACTAATTAGTGAATAGTGATTATTACCGACTTACCGAGTGAAAGAGCAGGGACCAGTGAAGACTTGAACTGCGGCCGCATTTGAAGATTCAATGGGTGGGCCCCTCAATTTGATTGGTAAGCGACACAGTCAGATAATATATAGTCAATACACAATACTCCTAGTCCTACGCACTCTGCATGCCTTCTTTTTGCACCCAAATTCAGAATCAGACACTAATCAATGGCGTCCGAAGGTATTCTTTTGGGCATGGGGAACCCTCTTCTTGACATCTCCGCCGTCGCCGACCACGACTTCCTCCAAAAGTACGCCACTTTACTCTTCCCTccgttttcattttcttttcatacATTCGCGCGTTTCATTCGGTGTGATTACAATCTCATCGTCGTTTCGTTTCCTATTACCTAGCTCTCTGTAACGCTGATCCTTCGTATGTAATATATATAGCTGTGAAATTTAGAGAGTAATAACAtccgaattttattttttaattgtttttatttgaaaaagatctcGGATTAATATAATTTTTGGGTTTATGGAATGATTATGGACGTGTGATTTATGGTGACAGGTATGACATCACGTTGAATAACGCGATTCTTGCTGAGGACAAGCACAAACCTATGTGAGATATCTCTTTTTCTCGCTTTCACATAACTGGGTTTTCATTTAGTCAAATATTTTGCGGAAATTGGACCagcaaaattttcatttttaaatgGTTATTTAAGTAAACCCCAGTCTTGTTGctaaccaaaaggagaaaagaaaaaaaaaagccacaGGCCAAAGTAGTCCTTTGGGATTTGAAAGTGAAAAGTTTGTTTTCTATCAAATAGATTTGTTCGTTGCCATTTTCTTACAAGATGAGTTTGTTTCTCACTATTAAAAGGAAGATATATTAGTCTTCTTGTACTTTTCTATGGATGGTCTGCAATATTAAGGATGAATTTGTCACTTTTGATTCCTAAGAAACTGCTTTATCtgctgtgtttttttttttttttgtcattttgttAGGAATGAGATTGGAGATTTACTCTAATTATTCATTTGTTGGGAAGGGAGTATAATTTTGGTTTTTGACCGTGTTCTTTGCGGAGTGTATCGGAGTTTCATGAAATGCAGTATTTAATGTTCTTGTTGAGTAATGAGCTTAGGTATGAAGAGATGGCCGAGAAATATAATGTGGAATACATTGCTGGAGGTAAAGTAACTAGATCTTAAATAGTGGAATTCAGATAATTGCTTTACTAGTCAGGGTTGCCGTGAGTTTTTCATAATGACACTTCATATTCAATTTTCATATTGGCAGGTGCTACTCAGAACTCAATCAGGGTTGCTCAGGTATGTAGCAACTTTATTGTGTAGTATTCTGAATCTGAAGAAGCCATAATCAAAGTAATTTACCATTTATGTTGGCCTCTTCTAGTGGATGCTTCAAGTACCAGGTGCAACAAGTTACATTGGTTCCATAGGAAAGGATAAGTTTGgggaagagatgaagaagaactcGAAACTTGCTGGTGTAAATGTGCGTTGAATATTGTATAAAAATAGTCATATTGATTCTGTATTATCTGCTTCAACAAACTTGATCTTACAGTCCCTTGCtctgaaattattttatttgtttatccaTCAGGTTCACTACTATGAACATGAAACTACACCTACTGGAACTTGTGCTGTTTGTGTGGTTGGTGGTGAGAGGTATAATCAGGCTTTTGATGTGATTTTTGTTTGTTACTTACTTTATTTTATCGAATAATTGAAGCTTGTTTTAATCTAAGTCTGTATCTTCAGCTCGATATATGCTTGATTGCATTTTATTTGAAACCCTCTATTTGATTGCATCTAAATATAGGTCTCTTGTTGCCAACTTATCTGCAGCAAATTGCTACAAGTCTGAGCACTTGAAGAAACCAGAAAATTGGGCATTAGGTACCATGTCTTGGCCCATTAAGGGCTCAAGGCTTTCTTTTACCGTTGTCTCTTTCTTCATATCTGATTAAGTTCCAGCTGGATGACTGCTGTTATCTGCAATCTTTCCTTGCACAGTTGAAAAGGCCGAGTATTTCTATATTGCTGGCTTTTTCCTTACAGTATCCCCAGAATCCATCCAATTAGTTGCTCAGCATGCTGCCGCAAATAACAAGGTACAATGTGATATTAGAAATTCAGTGTTCTTTTTTAATTGCATCTTATGATAGTATTTTCAGTTCCTATATTCAGATCTTCACGATGAACCTTTCAGCCCCATTTATATGTGAGTTCTTCAGGGATGTACAAGAGCAGGCTCTGCCGTAAGTATCCTTCACTGTTAAATTTGAAGAGTTTTGGTTTATATACTTTTCTTAAAGTCACATCCATTATGGAATTCAGGTACATGGACTTCGTTTTTGGAAATGAGACTGAAGCAAGAACGTTTTCCAAAGTTCATGGCTGGGAGGTAAGCATTGCTTAGCAGATCCTGTAGGCTTCATGTTTGCTCTTTTGACGCTTTCCTCTTCTGTTAGACTGATGATATTGAGGAGATAGCACTGAAGATTTCGCAGTGGCCAAAGGCATCAGGAACACACAAAAGGATAACTGTTATTACACAGGGTAAAGATCCTGTTTGTGTTGCTGAGGATGGGAAGGTGAAAAAGTTCCCGGTGGTTCTATTGCCGAAAGAGAAATTAGTTGACACAAATGGAGCAGGTACTGTTGTGCCGCATGTACTAGTCTAAATGTAGAACTTAGTTGCATATCAAATTACATTCATAAACTTTACTTCGTACCATATATGCACACGTCTATAAATTTACTCAAGCTAAAACTCGCTTACTCGCACTTCCACCACGCATACACAAACATATGTTCATATTTGATCCCTTTTCAAATGCATGTGATAAATTTATCATAGTTATACAGACAACCAAAAATGGAAATCTATGATTCTAAGATTAGTGAGGCAATGCCAGGTATAGATTTTGGTAAAATTGCAAACGAGATATCAGTTTGGTCCATGAAAATGTTTGAGAAAAATTGTAAATATACTAATATGATTATATAATAGTGCCTTATTTTGTGTGTGTTGTAGGGGACGCATTTGTTGGAGGATTTCTTTCACAACTGGTTCAAGAGAAGACTATTGAAGAATGTGTAAGAGCTGGTTGCTATGCAGCAAACGTTATCATCCAAAGGTCTGGCTGCACTTTTCCAGAGAAGCCTGATTTCCATTGATTGGTTTATCAGATTCTGCTGCCATTCTGAAGCTATGATTCGTTGGgaaatgtaaaaaagaaaaaagcttcggtaaatggaaaataaaaaagaaaaaaaactgaaataaataaattgcaTCCAAGACATGTAGTAGCCTATTAGAGCACCACTTATCTTTAAGGAAAAATCTAGGAGTCAgcaattttgttaaattctggccagcatgtaactagcaaaaaaaaaaatgagccattggataaaatctcataccaatctcacaccattaaaaccatcattgatggctatttgatggctacaaatcacaaaagttgttgCTGGTTCTCTAGCATTCctctatattttaatttattttatttttaaaatgatggtgttttaaaaaaaaaacgatgATGATTATTCATAGTTATCATAAATAGTTATACTTAGCGAAAAAGTACGAAGTTCGTTGATTATAATGGTTAAAGATGTTATTGTGTATGTCACTATGTTGCTTTCTCCGATATATGTGGTGCATGCTATTCTGATTATATGTGTTTGGACGAAAGACtcagattaaattaaatttttgtattagaTAATATAAAGTATAGTATAAAGTGTATAAGATTGATTTAtgttttagtattatatttattcaaaataaatataaagataaaatacgaatatttattaaaataccgAGTCTTAATTTTTTAGTCTAAGTTTCAGTCTCTTAATTCCAGTTCCAGTCTAACAGTATCTTTGGGTTTTATGTACTCTTTTATTTGCTTTgcattaatttacttttttcttcAACAAATtctttttctctggttttttttttctaggccaccatttatatttaattttctaGGTCACCAAAAagatttatttgatttaatttgactATATATTTGTCGATGAGCCTTTGCTAGGCTGGTAAAGGCGAAGTAAACTAAAGTCAAATGAGTGAATCTTAGTTCGAGTTTGCGAGAAAGTTGAGACTCTCTTCATCATTGGTTCCCTGACTCTTTTTGATTGGataaaaaaataaggtaaaatcTTAAAGGGAGAGGATTCGAGTTTGAGTTTGAGTGAGTTTGGGAAAATTCGAAATTCTTTTGCCATTGgctaattggaaaaaaaaaactgtcTTGAtgctaaaaacaaaaataatacaaaagTTAACTATATATTTCTCTATTAGCCATTATATATTCATATGCGAAATGTCATGATGTTAAACTTCAATCATACATCTGGAACTGAGAAGGTGGGCAATTATCAGAACAAAAGATATAGAATAGATACCACATTATGGTTTAACAATTAGGTTATGGCTTTGTCAACAATGTCAAATGATTGGATATGTCGGATTTGCCTATACACTTCAAATCTCACAGCTGGCTTTGAACTTGGACAGCTTAATGTAGTTTGATTGCTATATCATCttttggatttgaatattagatACAATGAAATGCATTAAGTTTCTTATTTTCTGATGCTAATTGCTAACCTTTCCCTTCTCTAGTTGAGTTGAGCTGAGAATTAATCGCAAGAAAATTATAAGGCTGACTTATCTTATAGCAATACTCCAAATCAGTTGGTaaaaaatttgtaataaaaaattttaattattaaatcaatcataaaattttaatttttttaggcaAATTAGTTTTCATATCAAATTGTTCATTTATATTGATAAACAGATatgaaagttttaaaaatatttagagaTTATTATGTCTTTCAGGAATAAatcttcttaattttcttttaaatggtataaagtgtgatctttaatccttgaatattttttctctcatttttttagTCATACCTATAAAATATATGATGAAAAATTACACTTTACCTTCTTAAGTggggaaaaaaaaacaaatgaattCAATCCGatgtttttattaaataaagtcATAGATTGATTTgtctaattttttactaaaatttaatGTGAAGATTgatatatctaataaaataacaaaattaaaatctgatttggtgattaaaatttatttaagattAAATTGTTCgactaaaaattttttagaaactaatttaagatattattctatttttatctcTTACCCTTTAAACATAGCATTTGTATAAACAAATGAGACCTATCTTATTATTTTCATTTATCATTTCACAAGTTCACATCTAATTCTAATCTCGTAAGTGATATATTAAAAACAACTATActatgtgtacactaaaatcagccactaaaatcagtcactagtataaaatacatattataatataaaatacacaatgaaaataaattaaacgacACATGTATTTctcatttatatataaatatatggtaGCTGATTTTTATGACtaatttaatatacaaataatatttttatattaaaaattctcTGAGTTGTAAAAATTTTACATTTAAAAGCAAAACAAAATTGGGTAAAATTTTTGTTACATTTCATCTCTATATTAAAATCTTCATCAATTGTAAGAGACAGTTTATTTTGTCTACAATTAATAAAcatataattttgttaaattgCACATttccaaaaatccaaaaaaaaaaaatacttataatattttgatattattttttttgttttttattaaaaacatagATAATTTTTTCGtatttatgaaaattttaattattttattttaaaacaatttagTTACTCTACATaagaatatataatatattttttgttatataaaaaaattgaatccaAAACCTTCTAGTTAAGTTATAAACAATTCACTATatcaactattttatttttattattttttatagacatttaataaataaaaacaacaaaGAAAGGCAAAAAGAATACCCCAACATAAGTCCTGCTGCTTCAGCAACAAGACTAGACCTTGAGGAAACGAGCATGCCACAACCTTGGCATCACCTTGGACTCCTATCTTAGCAAGATGACCCACCACATAATTTGTATTTCTggaaataagctcaaatctcaccaCCACTTTTCCCCTGCTTGAGCTCAAAAACCTATCTTATCACTTCCTTCTTTGTATGCACTTTCACAGTCACCAGCTGTTCACCAGAAGAAATGCATCAATGGAGTCAACCTCGCAAATCAAACATCATCCACCGTTTCTGGAAAAGCTCTTCTTTCAGAAGTAGATTAGAAAAGTTAGCTTTAAAGTCTTTCTCCTCCAACCTAAGAGAAATCGAATCCACAAACTCTAGCTTTCTTTAGATACTAGCTTCCGGCCTCTTTTGCACCTAAAAACATTCCCAAAAACTTCTTTATTGAATACAAGAGCCTCATTTCTGACCTTAGACAAACTGCGCACCGGATTAGGATAGCCTTCCAACACTAAATTGACCTGAAATAAATCTAGTTAAATTGATTCGatataaaattagtatatataactttgtaaattttatataacattttaataaaattttatttcaaaacttAAATTTAACAACACTATATTATATTTATACCAAAATAAATGATTTTAAagcaaaaataatattatataatataaaaaatattaattaaattataaagtaataatattttattattaatttctctttaagatatatattttaattataaagtaCAATTTTAGGCTGAACTAAGTTATGCGAAGTATAATCCGAACTCAAACTGAAAACACTACTGAGTGAAAACGACAAATTTAAACCTGGTAAAATATGTCTCGGATCTGAGTCAGATTTTAAGTCAGACCGAGTCATGAACATCCCTAGCTATGATAAGAATGAATCTAAGCTAAATTCTCAAaaaagcttaagaaaaagccaaACACTAGTTATCGTTGCCAAAGTCTTATCTAGCCTTTTAGCAATAAACTTGTTACTTTGCATATTTCAACCCCATGTGTGAGACAAATACTTGACTCCCAAATCTAAAAGAGTATAATCTCCAATTATATCATTAAACTTTTATCCAGTGGAGACATCACCTCTAACTTCAGAGGATAAAAGAACTTCATTAAAATTACCAATAGCCATCTACTTATGaaaataaaagcttaaaatttttttctaagaaTTGCCAAGATTCATCCTTCCTACTAAGAACTAGATTGGCATAAGCAGTACTACAACCCTAGGTCAAACCATCATATGCGTGTTTAATAATAACCACATTTGAACAAAAATTTAAGACAGTACAATTGATTTCTTGTCAAGCAAACAAACTTAGATAACACCATTATGCTCTTGgacttccaaaaaaaaaataaaaataaagggaCATATCCAAGCCTATGCCAGAATATATAAACATTCTGGAAGAGACAGTGAGTttttaatacaataaaaaaaagtttaaaaaaatttaccaaaTGTTTAAGATGAACCTGAACTACTTT
This window contains:
- the LOC112754060 gene encoding adenosine kinase 2 isoform X1 — encoded protein: MASEGILLGMGNPLLDISAVADHDFLQKYDITLNNAILAEDKHKPMYEEMAEKYNVEYIAGGATQNSIRVAQWMLQVPGATSYIGSIGKDKFGEEMKKNSKLAGVNVHYYEHETTPTGTCAVCVVGGERSLVANLSAANCYKSEHLKKPENWALVEKAEYFYIAGFFLTVSPESIQLVAQHAAANNKIFTMNLSAPFICEFFRDVQEQALPYMDFVFGNETEARTFSKVHGWETDDIEEIALKISQWPKASGTHKRITVITQGKDPVCVAEDGKVKKFPVVLLPKEKLVDTNGAGDAFVGGFLSQLVQEKTIEECVRAGCYAANVIIQRSGCTFPEKPDFH
- the LOC112754060 gene encoding adenosine kinase 2 isoform X2, with amino-acid sequence MQYLMFLLSNELRYEEMAEKYNVEYIAGGATQNSIRVAQWMLQVPGATSYIGSIGKDKFGEEMKKNSKLAGVNVHYYEHETTPTGTCAVCVVGGERSLVANLSAANCYKSEHLKKPENWALVEKAEYFYIAGFFLTVSPESIQLVAQHAAANNKIFTMNLSAPFICEFFRDVQEQALPYMDFVFGNETEARTFSKVHGWETDDIEEIALKISQWPKASGTHKRITVITQGKDPVCVAEDGKVKKFPVVLLPKEKLVDTNGAGDAFVGGFLSQLVQEKTIEECVRAGCYAANVIIQRSGCTFPEKPDFH